A genomic segment from Spirochaetaceae bacterium encodes:
- a CDS encoding heavy-metal-associated domain-containing protein codes for MTEQFNIDGMGCDHCIDSVKEALTLDGVTINEVKLGFASVESTVPRDKLIQLITAAGYTVTN; via the coding sequence ATGACCGAGCAATTTAATATAGATGGTATGGGCTGCGACCACTGCATAGATAGCGTTAAAGAGGCTTTGACGCTAGATGGTGTAACTATTAACGAAGTTAAACTAGGTTTTGCTAGTGTAGAAAGTACCGTACCGCGTGATAAATTAATTCAGCTTATTACCGCTGCCGGCTATACCGTAACTAACTAG
- the mnmE gene encoding tRNA uridine-5-carboxymethylaminomethyl(34) synthesis GTPase MnmE — translation MNYQLNSPIIALASAQGQSAIAVIRLSGANCINLLAPFFSKTKQLLQTATGQMVYGHLYNNLQHTEQLDEVMLAPFWPPHSYTGEESGEIYLHGNMHIADNLIKLLCRNGFRLALPGEFTYRAYLNGKLSLTEAEAVHELITAPSTAATNAALLRLSGALTKKVSQIYHLIIERLAAVNVLIDYGDELEETDNLPISYHHIIAQLQQLLASYNRSKQLQNGALVVIAGQPNVGKSSLFNVLVGSERAIVSPVAGTTRDYIEAAITLNGQLIRLIDTAGIRPTTDEIELLGINKAVSLLEEADVIIYLTNDNKQLSEELINFSSKTLIVGSKSDLKPTQAKGLAVSAVTGSGLEKLITELNHRLSSQNNLNNEVMLGSLRQYQLVEEALTAMFNLNYINDLSEQSFYLKKAGEALAALLGQNARQDAITTMFSSFCLGK, via the coding sequence ATGAACTATCAGTTAAATAGCCCTATTATAGCTTTGGCCAGTGCACAAGGACAATCGGCTATTGCGGTGATTAGGTTAAGCGGGGCTAATTGTATTAATTTGTTAGCCCCTTTTTTTAGTAAAACTAAGCAGCTATTACAAACTGCTACCGGGCAAATGGTTTATGGCCATCTTTATAACAATTTACAGCATACCGAGCAATTAGATGAAGTAATGCTGGCTCCTTTTTGGCCGCCGCACAGCTACACTGGTGAAGAAAGTGGCGAGATATACCTGCACGGTAATATGCATATAGCTGATAATTTAATCAAGTTACTTTGCCGCAATGGTTTTAGATTAGCTTTACCCGGTGAATTTACCTATCGTGCCTATTTAAATGGTAAATTAAGCCTTACCGAAGCCGAAGCTGTGCACGAATTAATTACCGCTCCCAGCACGGCGGCTACTAATGCGGCCTTGCTGCGTTTAAGCGGAGCTTTAACCAAAAAAGTTAGTCAAATCTATCATTTAATTATTGAGCGTTTAGCGGCAGTTAATGTTTTAATAGATTATGGCGATGAACTGGAAGAAACAGATAACTTACCGATAAGCTACCATCATATTATTGCTCAGTTACAGCAGCTGTTGGCTTCTTATAATCGCTCTAAGCAATTACAAAATGGAGCTTTAGTAGTTATAGCCGGTCAGCCCAATGTAGGTAAAAGCAGCCTTTTTAATGTATTGGTAGGCAGCGAACGTGCTATTGTTAGCCCAGTGGCCGGCACCACGCGCGACTATATTGAGGCTGCCATTACCCTTAATGGCCAGTTAATTAGGCTAATTGATACCGCCGGTATCCGGCCAACAACCGACGAAATTGAGCTGCTAGGTATTAACAAAGCTGTTAGTCTTTTGGAAGAAGCAGATGTTATAATTTATTTAACCAATGATAATAAGCAACTTAGTGAAGAATTAATCAATTTTAGCTCTAAAACACTCATAGTAGGTAGTAAGAGCGACCTTAAGCCAACACAAGCCAAAGGGTTAGCGGTATCGGCCGTAACCGGTAGCGGGTTAGAGAAATTAATAACGGAGCTTAATCATAGATTAAGCAGCCAAAATAATTTAAATAACGAAGTTATGCTGGGCTCGCTGCGACAATACCAGTTGGTAGAAGAGGCTTTAACGGCTATGTTTAATTTAAATTATATAAATGATTTAAGTGAGCAAAGCTTTTATTTAAAAAAAGCCGGCGAAGCTTTGGCAGCCTTATTAGGGCAAAATGCTAGGCAAGATGCCATTACCACCATGTTTAGCAGCTTTTGTTTAGGTAAATAA